The Thalassotalea piscium sequence GAAGAAGATGAAGTTATTCGCAGAGCTAATAATACCGAATATGGTTTGGCAGCAGCAATATGGACGGAGAACTTATCTCGTGCGCATCGGGTTGCACCTAAATTAGACGTAGGCATTGTTTGGGTGAATACTTGGTTTTTACGTGATCTTCGAACCGCTTTTGGCGGGGTGAAATTATCGGGTATAGGTAGAGAAGGCGGACAACATTCAATGCGCTTTTATAGTGAGCCTACCAATATCTGTATCAAGATAGATTAGGACAAAGAAATGACAACAGAAAGTAAAGTAATTGTAGGTAAAGCTGTACCTAGAGGGAAGTTTCCACACGTAAAACGTGCTGGTGATTTTATCTATATTTCAGGTACAAGTTCGAGACTGCCCGATAATAGTTTTGCCGGTGTAGAAGTAGATGAGTTCGGAGCAACTAACTTAAATATTAAACTACAAACTCGTGCGGTAATTGAGAATATTCGCGATATATTAGCATCGGTAGGTGCTGAGTTAACTGACTTAGTGGAGATAAGTACCTTTTTAGTTAATATGAATGACTTTGCAGGCTATAACCAAGTTTATGGAGAGTATTTTGATTTTGATGGACCAACACGTACCACAGTCGCAGTACATCAATTACCGCACCCTCATCTATTAATTGAATGTAAAGCAATTGCTTATAAACCAATGATTAGCAATAGCTAAGGTTAAGGACAATATAATGACAGCCACACTGAGCGCATTTAATTTTCAGCGCTGGATAGAAGAGCACGAACATTTGTTGAAACCGCCAGTAGGCAATGTGCAAATTTGGCAAAACACCGACATGATGGTAACTGTTGTTGGCGGCCCGAATCAACGTACTGACTTTCATGATGACCCTGTTGAAGAATTTTTTTATCAGATAAAAGGCGACATGGTTTTAAAGGTAATAGAAGGAGGAGTCTGTAAAGATGTGTTTATTCGCGAGGGAGATATATTTTTCTTGCCTGCTCATGTTCGTCATTCTCCGCAACGTCCGGTGGCTGGAAGTATAGGGTTAGTGATTGAGCCGAAACGCCCACCGGGAGAAAAAGATGCGTTTGAATGGTATTGCTTTAATTGTAATAGCTTAGTTCATCGTACTGAAGTGTTATTAACCTCGATAGTTGATGACTTGCCCCCTTTATATCAGGCTTTTTATCAAGATGTTGAGGCCAGAACTTGTACTAGCTGTGGTGAAATTCACCCAGGTAAACAGCCACCAGACGGTTGGGTTACCCTTAATGAGAAGGACAGTTTGTGATGAAAGTAGTCGATATTCATTCTCACTTTTTTCCAAAAACTTGGCCAAGCTTGCAACAAAAGTTTGGTGGTGATGACTGGCCTTGGTTACGTCATCAAAAAAGTAATGGCTCGGGCTTAGAAAAAGCAATGTTAATGAAAGGCAATAAAGAGTTTCGCCCTATTTATTCGGCTTGTTGGGATGGAAAAGTACGTATTGAAGAAATGGATCAGCATGGTGTTGATCAGCAAATAATCTCAGCTACGCCAATATTGTTTGCTTACGAAAAAC is a genomic window containing:
- a CDS encoding RidA family protein, coding for MTTESKVIVGKAVPRGKFPHVKRAGDFIYISGTSSRLPDNSFAGVEVDEFGATNLNIKLQTRAVIENIRDILASVGAELTDLVEISTFLVNMNDFAGYNQVYGEYFDFDGPTRTTVAVHQLPHPHLLIECKAIAYKPMISNS
- a CDS encoding 3-hydroxyanthranilate 3,4-dioxygenase; translated protein: MTATLSAFNFQRWIEEHEHLLKPPVGNVQIWQNTDMMVTVVGGPNQRTDFHDDPVEEFFYQIKGDMVLKVIEGGVCKDVFIREGDIFFLPAHVRHSPQRPVAGSIGLVIEPKRPPGEKDAFEWYCFNCNSLVHRTEVLLTSIVDDLPPLYQAFYQDVEARTCTSCGEIHPGKQPPDGWVTLNEKDSL